Part of the Deltaproteobacteria bacterium genome, CCCGACCTCGCACCTCTGGGTCGCGACCGGCAGCTACTGCAATCTCCCCGCCGCGCTCGTCGTGCTCTTCATCTCCGTCGTGCTCGTGGTGGGCATCCGCGAGAGCGCAACCTTCAACGCCGCGATGGTGATCCTGAAGCTCGTCGTCGTGCTGCTCGTCATCGGCCTCGGCAGCGCCTACATCCGCCCCGAGAACTGGCGGCCGTTCCTGCCCTACGGGTGGGGTGGCGTCCTCAAGGGCGCCTCCTACGTCTTCTTCGCCTACATCGGCTTCGACTCGGTCTCGACGCACGCCGAAGAGGCGCGCAACCCGCAGCGCGACGTGCCGATCGGCATCATCGCCTCGCTCGCGCTCTGCACCGTGCTCTACATCCTCGTCGCCGCGGTCCTGACCGGCATGGTGCCGTACACCGCCATCAGCATCGACGCTCCGGTGGCGGCAGCGTTTGCCACCCGGGGGCTGCGGATCGCGGTGTTCTTCATCTCGCTCGGCGCCGTCGTGGGCATCACGAGCGTGCTGCTCGTCCTCCTGCTCAGCCAGGCGCGCGTGCTCCTCGCCATGGCGCGCGACGGACTCATCCCGCGCGAGTTCTTCGGGGCCGTCCATCCGCGCTTCCGCACGCCCCACAAGGCGACCATCCTGACCGGCGTCCTGGTGGCCACCGTGGCGGCGCTCTTCCCGCTGCGCATCCTCGCCGAGCTGGTGAACATCGGCACGCTGATGGCGTTCGTGATCGTATGCGCGGCCGTCATGGTGATGCGGCGCACGAACCCGCAGCTGCCGCGGCCGTTCCGCACGCCGTTCGTGCCGGCCGTGCCGGTGCTCGGCATGGCGATGAACTTCTGGATGATGTGCGGCCTCGGCTGGGAGAACTGGACGCGGCTCTTCGTCTGGCTCGCCGTCGGCCTCGTCATCTACTTCAGCTACGGCCGCAAGCGGAGCACGATGGCACTCGAGCTGGCGGCCGAGCTGGCGGCAACGGGCGCGTCCGCGGCGGGACGCCTCGGCTCCGCGTAGGCTCCCTCGCCTTCGCGCGAGTGGAACAGCTCGGCGACGAGGGCGCGCCGTCGGTCAGAAGGGCAGCAGGCGCACGAGCGCGTAGCCGCCCACGCCGATCGCGAGGCCGAGCAGGAGCGGAGCGCGCTCGGGATATCCACCCACCCGCATCGCCCACGCACCGACCCCGAACAGGACACCGAGCGCTCCGAGCGACAGCGATACCAGCGGCACCGCGCGCTCGGCGACGACCAGCCCGGAGTCGAGCCTCAGCCAGAGCAGCGCCGCGATCCCCACGGCCACCGCCGCCGTGCGGAGCGCCGGCATGGGCTAGAACAGGAAGAAGGGCGCGACGAAGGCGCCCAGGGTGGCGCCGACGCTGAGCAGCGCGATGCCGACCTTGCCCGCGTCGTCGAGGGCGCGGGAGACGGGGCCCCGAGGGGGCGCCGGGTCCTCGCCGGCGTGGTCCGGCGCCTGCGCGGAGCGTGGGGCCTGAACGCGATCGAGCGCCGTCCGCTCCTCGGGGGCGAGGAAGTCCGCCGTGGCCGGGTCCTCGAAAGCGTCGTCCAGCTGGGCAGCCGATATCTCGGGCATGTCGTCGTCGTCGCGCGCCGACGGCCGTCGCTCGGTACCGCAGGCGACGAGCAGCGCCAGCGCGGTCAGCCCCGCCAACAGTCCCCGCATACCTCCCATTCAGCCGGTCACTATAGCGCGCGGCCTCCGCAGGATCGAGCAGGTCGATCGCCCCGGCTACAACCCCAGCTCGCGCGCGATGATCGTCAGCTGGATCTCCGACGTCCCCTCGGTGATCGTCATGAGCCGCGCGTCGCGCCAGAAGCGCTCGACGGGGAACTCCGTGATGTAGCCGTAGCCCCCGAAGACCTGGACCGCTTCCCACGTGACGCGCTGGGCGACCTCCGAGGCGAAGAGCTTGGCCATCGCCGCCTCGCGCATGGCGTAGCCCTGGTCGAAGAGCCAGGCCGCGCGCCACATCGCCGTGCGCGCCGTCTCCACCTCCATCGCCATGCGCGCCAGCTTGAACTTGATCGCCTGGAACTTCGCGATCGGCTGGCCGAACTGCTCCCGCTCCTTGGCGTACTTGACCGCCGCCTCGAGGGCCGCCTGGCTGACGCCGACGGAGCGCGCCGCGTGCGTGATGCGCCCGCCCTCGAGCGTCCCCGTCACCTGCTTGAAGCCCCCCTCGACGCCGCCGAGGACTGCGGCGGCGGGCACTCGCATGTCCTCGAAGGTGAGGGCGGCCGTCTCGGACGTGTGGTGCCCCGTCTTCCTGAGCTTGCGGGACACCGAGAAGCCGGGCGTGTCGGTGTCGACGATGAACATGCTGATCCCCGTGCCGCGCCTGGTGCGGTCCGTGTAGGCGGCCACCAGGCAGTAGTCGGCGATGTTTCCGTTGGTGATGAACATCTTCGTGCCGTTGATCACGTAGTGGTCACCGTGACGCTCCGCCGTGGTGCGGATCGACGCGGCGTCCGACCCGGAGTTCGGCTCCGAGAGGCCGAAGGAGCCGAGCTTCTCACCCTTGATCGCCGGCACCAGGTAGCGCCGCTTCTGCTCCTCGGTCCCGAAGCGGAAGATGGGGATGCAGCCGAGCCCGACGTGCGCCAGCAACGCGGCCGCGAAGCCGCAGTTGACGCGCGCGAGCTCCTCGATGAGCAGGCAGCGCATCACCATGTCGCCCCCGCTGCCGCCGTACTCCTCGGGGTAGCCGACGCCGAGGTAGCCGAGGCTGCCGAGATGACGGAAGAGGTCCATCGGGAAGCTCTCGGCGGCTTCGAGCTCGTCGACACGCGGCGCCAGCTCCTTCTCGGCGAAGCTCCGGACCGCGAGCCGGAAGCTCTCCTGCTCCTCGCTCAGACGAAAGCCCAGCATGGCGACCCTCCTCGGGCGCGGGACTCTAGCCTCGTGCCTCCCGCCGGTGCAAGGCGAGTCGGCATCTGCTAATCGGGAGCGGGATGGCCGTCGCGAGCGTCGAGCGCATCGGGGAACACGAGGGCCGCACGGTCACCGTGCGCGGCTGGCTCGCCGCCCGCCGCTCGAGCGGCAAGCTCCACTTCCTCCAGGTGCGCGACGGGACGGGCACGATCCAGTGCGTGATGTCGAAGGCGGACGTGGCGGAAGAGGTGTTCGCGCTCGCCGACCACCTGCCGCAGGAGTCGTCGCTCGAGGTGACCGGCGTGGTGCGCGCCGACCCGCGCGCCCCGATCGGCTACGAGCTCGGCGTGAGCGACCTCCGCGCCATCCACCAGAGCGCCGACTACCCGATCACCCCGAAGGAGCACGGCGTGGCCTTCCTCCTCGACCACCGCCACCTCTGGCTCCGGTCCAGTCGCCAGCAGGCCATCATGCGGGTGCGCGCCGAGGTGATCCGCGCCTGCCGCGAGTATTTCGACGCCCACGGGTTCCTCCCCTTCGACGCGCCGATCCTCACGCCGGCGGCGTGCGAGGGCACGACGAACCTCTTCGCGGTGCCCTACTTCGACGAGACCGCCTATCTCACCCAGAGCGGCCAGCTCTACGGGGAAGCCGGCGCGCTGGCCTTCGGCAAGGTCTACGTCTTCGGCCCGACCTTCCGGGCCGAGAAATCCAAGACCCGCCGCCATCTGACCGAGTTCTGGATGATCGAGCCCGAGATGGCGTTCGCCGGGCTCGACGACGACATGGACCTCGCCGAGGACTTCCTCGTGCACGTCGTGCGGCGCGTCCGGGAAGGGCGGGCGGCGGAGCTGCGCGCGCTCGAGCGCGACCCGGCGCCGCTCGCCCGGGTCGAGAAGCCGTTCCCGCGCATCACCTACGCCGAGGCGCTCGACGTCCTCCGCCGCAAGGGCTTCGCGCTCGAATGGGGCGCCGACCTCGGCGGCGACGAGGAGACCGCGCTCTCCGAGAGCTTCGACCGGCCCGTCATGGTGCACCGCTATCCCGTCGAGTGCAAAGCCTTCTACATGAAAGCGGACCCTGCGGACCCCCGGAGCGCGCTCTGCGTCGACGTGCTCGCTCCCGAGGGATACGGCGAGATCGTCGGGGGCGGCCAGCGCGAGGACGATGCGGCGGTGCTGGAGGAGAAGATCCGCTCGCACGGCCTCCCGCTCGACGCCTTCGGCTGGTATCTCGATCTCCGCCGCTACGGCTCCGTCCCGCATGCCGGCTTCGGCATGGGTATCGAGCGCTGCGTCGCCTGGCTGTGCGGTCTGCACCACGTGCGCGAGACCATCCCCTTCGCGCGCATGCTCGAGCGGCTGCGGCCGTAAGCTTGATTCCCCGGGGGGTCACCGCTATGGACCTGCCGCCATGACGTGCCGGCCGTGTGCCATTCTGCTCGGGGTCGTCCTCCTGGCCGGCGCGGCACAGGCGCAGGAGGAGAACTTCCGGACCCGTCGCCGGCGCCCGCGCCCCGCCGCCGCGGCACGGGCCGCCGCGCCCGACGCGCAACGTGCGGAGGAGCGTGCCCTGCTCTATCAGCTCGCCGACGCGCAGCGCAGCCTCGGCGAGCAGATCCAGCAGCTCAAGGACCGCGTCGACACCCTGCACGGGGAGCTCGCAACCGGCGAGGACAAGGACAGCGCGCTCGAGCAGGAGGTGAAGGCCGCGCGCGACGAGATCAAGGGACTCTACGTCGAGAGCAGCAGCGTCAAGCAGCAGATCGACGCGCTGAAGGACGACATCGCGGGCGTCAACTCGAACGTCTCCGGGTTCCGCACCTTCTCGGGCTTCTTCATCGCGACGATGATCCTGCTGCTTGCGGTGATCTTCGTGCTGACGATACGTCGCTGACACGCGCCCGCCGGGCGGCGCGGATCGCGCCCAGGACGAGCGCCCCGAGCACCGCGCCGAGCGCGTTGGCGGCGACGTCCCGCAGGTCGTAGTAGCGCCCGGGGGTCACCGCCTGCAGCAGCTCGTCGCCCCACCCCACGGCGGCGGCCAGCGCGGCCGCAGCGGCATATCCGCGGACGCCGCGCACGTGCGGCGCGAGCGCCCACCAGGCGAGCCACGTCATGATCCCGTACTCGGGCAGGTGCACGCGCTCGAGGTGCTGCGCCCGGAGCCACGAGAGCGCGAGGGCGTAGCCGGCGCCGGCCGCGCCGAGCGCGACGTAGGCGCCGCGCGGCGCGCCGCGCCTGGCGAGCGCCGCCAGGAGGCCCGCAGCCGCGAGGGCCGCCACGAGCCCCATGCCGGACCCGAGAAGCCAGGCACCGAGCGCGCTGCGTATCACCGTACGGCCGATCACGGGGCCGTACGGCAGCGTGCCGTAGATGGCTCCCACGTACGCGCCGACCACGAGCCAGCGTGCGCGCGCCATGGCGACCGCTGCTAGCCGCGACCGAGGACCACGACGCAGGACACCGCGCCCGGACCGCCCACGTTGTGCGCGAGCCCGAGCTCGGGGTGCTTCACCTGCCGCGCCCCCGCCTCGCCCCGGAGCTGCGTCACGCACTCGTAGATCATGCGGACGCCGCTCGCCCCGATCGGATGGCCGAAGGACTTGAGACCGCCGCTCGGGTTCACCGGGATGTCCCCGTCGAGCGCCGTTCGCCCCTCCTCCACCAGCCGGCCTCCCTCCCCCTTCGCGCAGAAACCGAGGTCCTCGATGTTCGAGATCTCGGTCCAGGTGAAGCA contains:
- a CDS encoding VanZ family protein yields the protein MARARWLVVGAYVGAIYGTLPYGPVIGRTVIRSALGAWLLGSGMGLVAALAAAGLLAALARRGAPRGAYVALGAAGAGYALALSWLRAQHLERVHLPEYGIMTWLAWWALAPHVRGVRGYAAAAALAAAVGWGDELLQAVTPGRYYDLRDVAANALGAVLGALVLGAIRAARRARVSDVSSARRSPQAAGSSSR
- a CDS encoding amino acid permease, whose protein sequence is MRPRNQLFAVKPVDVLLAELAGEHRLRRVLGPVALTALGVGAIIGAGIFVLTGLAAHDKAGPGLILSFVVAGIGCALAALCYAEFASMVPVAGSAYTYAYATLGELFAWIIGWDLVLEYAVASSTVAHGWSHYFLSFLAIFGITLPERWTGTPIDIDPTSHLWVATGSYCNLPAALVVLFISVVLVVGIRESATFNAAMVILKLVVVLLVIGLGSAYIRPENWRPFLPYGWGGVLKGASYVFFAYIGFDSVSTHAEEARNPQRDVPIGIIASLALCTVLYILVAAVLTGMVPYTAISIDAPVAAAFATRGLRIAVFFISLGAVVGITSVLLVLLLSQARVLLAMARDGLIPREFFGAVHPRFRTPHKATILTGVLVATVAALFPLRILAELVNIGTLMAFVIVCAAVMVMRRTNPQLPRPFRTPFVPAVPVLGMAMNFWMMCGLGWENWTRLFVWLAVGLVIYFSYGRKRSTMALELAAELAATGASAAGRLGSA
- a CDS encoding acyl-CoA dehydrogenase; this encodes MGFRLSEEQESFRLAVRSFAEKELAPRVDELEAAESFPMDLFRHLGSLGYLGVGYPEEYGGSGGDMVMRCLLIEELARVNCGFAAALLAHVGLGCIPIFRFGTEEQKRRYLVPAIKGEKLGSFGLSEPNSGSDAASIRTTAERHGDHYVINGTKMFITNGNIADYCLVAAYTDRTRRGTGISMFIVDTDTPGFSVSRKLRKTGHHTSETAALTFEDMRVPAAAVLGGVEGGFKQVTGTLEGGRITHAARSVGVSQAALEAAVKYAKEREQFGQPIAKFQAIKFKLARMAMEVETARTAMWRAAWLFDQGYAMREAAMAKLFASEVAQRVTWEAVQVFGGYGYITEFPVERFWRDARLMTITEGTSEIQLTIIARELGL
- the asnS gene encoding asparagine--tRNA ligase; this translates as MAVASVERIGEHEGRTVTVRGWLAARRSSGKLHFLQVRDGTGTIQCVMSKADVAEEVFALADHLPQESSLEVTGVVRADPRAPIGYELGVSDLRAIHQSADYPITPKEHGVAFLLDHRHLWLRSSRQQAIMRVRAEVIRACREYFDAHGFLPFDAPILTPAACEGTTNLFAVPYFDETAYLTQSGQLYGEAGALAFGKVYVFGPTFRAEKSKTRRHLTEFWMIEPEMAFAGLDDDMDLAEDFLVHVVRRVREGRAAELRALERDPAPLARVEKPFPRITYAEALDVLRRKGFALEWGADLGGDEETALSESFDRPVMVHRYPVECKAFYMKADPADPRSALCVDVLAPEGYGEIVGGGQREDDAAVLEEKIRSHGLPLDAFGWYLDLRRYGSVPHAGFGMGIERCVAWLCGLHHVRETIPFARMLERLRP